One Actinomadura viridis genomic region harbors:
- a CDS encoding MarR family winged helix-turn-helix transcriptional regulator translates to MTDSYPRGGTGESPEPPASGGPPADLQSFAVQLRRMNAAFNRVTHDFARSQNLHQTDVLALIAILDGDEREGPLTPGRLREHLNLTSGAVTACLDRLERNGHIRRTRDGPDRRVVHLHYAPHGMAVAREFFRPLARSTDAARSRFDEDELRTIVRFLGAMNEELADLLRQER, encoded by the coding sequence GTGACCGACTCCTACCCTCGCGGGGGCACGGGCGAGTCCCCGGAGCCTCCGGCCTCCGGGGGGCCGCCCGCCGACCTCCAGAGCTTCGCCGTCCAGCTGCGCCGGATGAACGCGGCGTTCAACCGCGTCACGCACGATTTCGCCCGCTCGCAGAACCTGCACCAGACCGACGTCCTGGCGCTGATCGCGATCCTGGACGGGGACGAGCGGGAGGGGCCGCTGACCCCGGGGCGGCTGCGCGAGCACCTCAACCTCACCTCGGGCGCGGTGACGGCGTGCCTGGACCGGCTGGAGCGCAACGGCCACATCCGCCGTACGCGCGACGGCCCCGACCGCCGCGTCGTCCACCTGCACTACGCGCCGCACGGCATGGCGGTCGCCCGCGAGTTCTTCCGCCCGCTCGCCCGGAGCACCGACGCCGCGCGGAGCCGGTTCGACGAGGACGAGCTGAGGACGATCGTCCGGTTCCTCGGCGCGATGAACGAGGAACTCGCCGACCTGCTGCGCCAGGAGAGGTGA
- a CDS encoding DUF1349 domain-containing protein, which produces MEEVSWDDGGWLNPPPSLAADGGDLLVTAERGSDFWRTTAYGYDRDSGHALLFPLAAEGAVEVSFTAAFTEQFDQAGLLVRRDERTWIKAGVEFADGVHQAGAVVTLDRSDWSTGPVPDWSGRAVTIRASRSGDAVTVRGRAGDEPWRMLRVAPFPEGVPASAGLYCCAPERSGLTVRFTRLAFGPPDGSLHG; this is translated from the coding sequence TTGGAAGAGGTCTCCTGGGACGACGGCGGCTGGCTCAACCCGCCGCCCTCGCTCGCCGCTGACGGCGGCGACCTGCTGGTGACGGCCGAGCGCGGCAGCGACTTCTGGCGGACCACCGCCTACGGCTACGACCGCGACTCCGGGCACGCGCTGCTGTTCCCGCTGGCGGCCGAGGGCGCGGTCGAGGTCTCGTTCACCGCCGCCTTCACCGAGCAGTTCGACCAGGCCGGGCTGCTGGTCCGGCGGGACGAGCGCACCTGGATCAAGGCGGGCGTGGAGTTCGCCGACGGCGTCCACCAGGCCGGGGCCGTCGTCACCCTGGACCGTTCGGACTGGTCGACCGGCCCGGTACCGGACTGGTCGGGACGGGCGGTGACGATCCGGGCCAGTCGCAGCGGCGACGCCGTCACCGTCCGCGGCCGCGCCGGCGACGAGCCCTGGCGGATGCTGCGGGTCGCCCCGTTCCCCGAGGGCGTCCCGGCGTCGGCGGGCCTCTACTGCTGCGCCCCCGAACGCTCCGGGCTGACCGTCCGCTTCACCCGCCTGGCCTTCGGTCCCCCGGACGGCTCCCTGCACGGCTGA